A genomic window from Streptomyces sp. NBC_00234 includes:
- a CDS encoding SCO2322 family protein, which yields MRRAGGITRGRTGAAVLLLLVGGLLAVLGAGSAQAAGYRYWSFWESDGTSWTYATQGPSLIRPDDGAVEGFRFSVSEDSQDSAQPRRAPDFEEICAGTPAKDGTKRVGVVIDPGTAADAPDGETPPALRAVCAQVEPDASAAEALASVATPLRYSSDAMLCAISGYPVSGCGDQVSDDTSEPGDGSPAASAPATGDTGADGGSGPSAGVLVGLGAVLLLGIAAVLQARRRR from the coding sequence GTGAGGCGGGCGGGGGGAATCACCCGGGGCCGGACCGGAGCCGCGGTCCTGCTGCTGCTCGTCGGCGGTCTCCTGGCCGTGCTCGGCGCGGGAAGCGCGCAGGCGGCCGGGTACCGCTACTGGTCGTTCTGGGAGAGCGACGGCACGAGCTGGACGTACGCCACCCAGGGCCCGTCCCTGATCCGGCCCGACGACGGAGCGGTGGAAGGTTTCCGCTTCTCCGTGAGCGAGGACTCCCAGGACTCCGCGCAGCCGCGCCGCGCCCCGGACTTCGAGGAGATCTGCGCGGGCACTCCGGCGAAGGACGGCACGAAGCGGGTCGGCGTCGTCATCGACCCCGGCACGGCGGCGGACGCCCCGGACGGCGAGACCCCGCCCGCGCTGCGTGCCGTGTGCGCGCAGGTGGAACCGGACGCAAGCGCCGCGGAGGCGCTGGCGTCGGTGGCGACGCCGCTGCGTTACAGCAGTGACGCGATGCTCTGCGCGATCTCCGGCTACCCGGTCTCGGGCTGCGGGGACCAGGTCTCCGACGACACCTCCGAGCCCGGTGACGGCTCCCCGGCGGCGAGCGCCCCGGCGACCGGTGACACCGGCGCCGACGGGGGCAGCGGGCCTTCGGCCGGTGTGCTCGTGGGGCTCGGCGCCGTCCTGCTGCTCGGCATCGCCGCCGTACTCCAGGCCCGCCGACGCCGATGA
- a CDS encoding energy-coupling factor transporter transmembrane protein EcfT — protein MTGSTRAARLHRALRAPEATRSNALPAGAWWLWALGLATAASRTTNPLVLGLLVGVAGYVVAARRTDAPWARSYGAFLRIGLFVIGVRLVFSVLLGSPIPGTHTLFTLPEVPLPDWAQGVRIGGRVTAEQVVFALYDGAKLATLLICIGAANSLANPARLLKSLPGALYEAGVAVVVAMTFAPNMVADVLRLRTARRLRGRPTGGIGAVLQIGLPVLEGALERSVAVAASMDARGYGRTAQVPPAVRHTTNVLTLGGLLGICAGTYGLLASQGAVYGLPLLLIGLAAATAGLRLGGRRSVRTRYRPDRWGARAWLVAGSGAAVAAAMIWAGSADPQALHPGVVPLIPPVLPLWPAAAVLIGLLPAVVAPLPPSPTGFKEQA, from the coding sequence ATGACCGGCTCCACCCGTGCCGCCCGGCTGCACCGCGCCCTGCGCGCGCCCGAGGCCACCCGCAGCAACGCGCTGCCGGCCGGGGCGTGGTGGCTGTGGGCGCTCGGCCTGGCCACCGCCGCCTCCCGGACCACCAACCCGCTGGTGCTCGGGCTGCTGGTGGGCGTGGCGGGCTATGTGGTGGCGGCGCGGCGTACGGACGCGCCGTGGGCCCGTTCGTACGGGGCCTTCCTCAGGATCGGGCTCTTCGTCATCGGCGTACGGCTGGTGTTCTCCGTCCTGCTCGGCTCGCCGATCCCCGGTACGCACACGCTGTTCACGCTGCCCGAAGTACCCCTGCCCGACTGGGCGCAGGGCGTCAGGATCGGCGGCCGGGTCACGGCCGAGCAGGTGGTCTTCGCCCTGTACGACGGGGCGAAGCTGGCCACCCTGCTGATCTGCATCGGCGCGGCGAACTCCCTCGCCAACCCGGCACGGCTGCTGAAGTCGCTGCCGGGCGCGCTGTACGAGGCCGGGGTCGCCGTCGTCGTGGCGATGACCTTCGCGCCGAACATGGTCGCCGACGTGCTGCGGCTGCGCACGGCCCGGCGGCTGCGCGGGCGGCCGACCGGCGGGATCGGCGCCGTGCTCCAGATCGGGCTGCCGGTCCTGGAGGGCGCGCTGGAGCGGTCGGTGGCCGTGGCCGCGTCGATGGACGCGCGCGGGTACGGGCGCACGGCACAGGTGCCGCCCGCCGTCCGGCACACCACGAACGTCCTCACCCTGGGCGGACTGCTGGGGATCTGCGCCGGCACGTACGGGCTGCTCGCCTCGCAGGGTGCCGTGTACGGGCTGCCGCTGCTGCTCATCGGCCTGGCCGCCGCGACGGCGGGGCTGCGGCTGGGCGGCCGGCGGTCGGTCCGTACCCGCTACCGGCCCGACCGCTGGGGAGCGAGGGCCTGGCTGGTGGCGGGCTCGGGTGCGGCGGTCGCCGCGGCGATGATCTGGGCGGGCAGCGCCGATCCGCAGGCGCTGCATCCCGGCGTCGTCCCCCTGATCCCTCCGGTGCTGCCGCTCTGGCCGGCCGCCGCGGTCCTGATCGGGCTGCTGCCCGCGGTCGTGGCACCGCTGCCGCCCTCACCCACAGGCTTCAAGGAGCAGGCATGA
- a CDS encoding ABC transporter ATP-binding protein encodes MIRFEQVSVRYEGADRPTLSDIDLTIPEGELVLLVGPSGVGKSTLLGAVSGLVPHFTGGTLSGRVTVDGRDTRTHKPRELADLVGTVGQDPLAHFVTDTVEDELAYGMESLGLAPDVMRRRVEETLDLLGLAELRDRPIATLSGGQQQRVAIGSVLTTHPKVLVLDEPTSALDPAAAEEVLAVLQRLVHDLGTTVLMAEHRLERVVQYADQVVLLPSPGVAPVTGTPQDVMAVSPVHPPVVALGRLAGWSPLPLSVRDARRGAEGLRARLEGAAPVRGVPGDRPVPHPAPAPGSGKGRAGERLTRLFGHRPPAAPETPAGPVTRVEALGVRRGRVEALRRVTFTVTPGETIALMGRNGAGKSTLLATLVGMIEPTSGTVTVGGHTPRSTRPRDLIRQVGLVPQEPRDLLYADTVAAECAAADTDAGAAPGACRALVAELLPGIHDTTHPRDLSEGQRLALALAVVLTGRPPLLLLDEPTRGLDYAAKARLVGILRGLAAQGHAIVLATHDVELAAELAHRVVILADGEIVADGPTAEVVVSSPAFAPQTAKILAPQRWLTVSQVRTALEGTA; translated from the coding sequence ATGATCCGGTTCGAACAGGTCTCGGTACGGTACGAGGGAGCGGACCGGCCCACCCTCTCGGACATCGATCTGACCATTCCCGAGGGCGAGTTGGTGCTGCTCGTCGGACCTTCGGGGGTGGGGAAGTCGACCCTGCTCGGTGCCGTGTCCGGGCTCGTTCCGCATTTCACGGGCGGCACGCTGAGCGGCCGGGTCACGGTCGACGGCCGCGACACCCGTACCCACAAGCCGCGTGAACTCGCCGACCTGGTCGGCACGGTGGGCCAGGACCCGCTCGCACACTTCGTCACCGACACCGTCGAGGACGAACTGGCGTACGGCATGGAGTCGCTCGGTCTCGCCCCCGACGTGATGCGGCGGCGGGTCGAGGAGACGCTCGACCTGCTGGGTCTGGCCGAGCTGCGCGACCGGCCCATCGCCACGCTGTCGGGCGGTCAGCAGCAGCGGGTGGCGATCGGCTCGGTCCTGACCACGCACCCGAAGGTGCTGGTCCTCGACGAGCCGACGTCCGCGCTGGACCCGGCGGCGGCCGAGGAGGTCCTGGCCGTGCTCCAGCGGCTCGTGCACGACCTGGGGACGACGGTCCTGATGGCCGAGCACCGGCTGGAACGGGTGGTGCAGTACGCGGACCAGGTCGTCCTGCTGCCGTCACCGGGCGTTGCCCCGGTGACCGGCACCCCGCAGGACGTCATGGCGGTCTCCCCGGTCCACCCCCCGGTGGTGGCCCTGGGCCGGCTCGCGGGCTGGTCGCCCCTGCCGCTGTCCGTACGCGACGCGCGGCGCGGCGCGGAGGGCCTGCGGGCGCGGCTGGAAGGCGCGGCGCCGGTGCGGGGCGTGCCCGGGGACCGGCCTGTCCCCCACCCCGCCCCAGCCCCCGGGTCCGGGAAGGGGCGGGCAGGGGAAAGGCTCACCCGCCTGTTCGGCCACCGGCCTCCCGCCGCCCCCGAGACGCCCGCCGGCCCCGTCACGCGTGTCGAGGCCCTGGGGGTACGCCGCGGACGCGTCGAAGCACTGCGTCGGGTCACGTTCACGGTCACCCCCGGCGAGACCATCGCCCTCATGGGCCGCAACGGCGCCGGCAAGTCCACCCTCCTGGCCACCCTCGTCGGCATGATCGAGCCCACCTCGGGCACCGTGACGGTCGGCGGCCACACCCCCCGCTCCACCCGCCCCCGCGATCTGATCCGCCAGGTCGGCCTGGTCCCGCAGGAACCCCGCGACCTGCTGTACGCGGACACCGTCGCCGCCGAGTGCGCGGCGGCCGACACCGACGCGGGCGCCGCCCCGGGGGCGTGCCGCGCCCTGGTCGCCGAGCTGCTGCCCGGCATCCACGACACCACGCACCCCCGCGACCTCTCCGAGGGCCAGCGCCTCGCGCTCGCCCTGGCGGTCGTCCTCACCGGCCGGCCCCCGCTCCTCCTCCTGGACGAACCGACCCGGGGCCTGGACTACGCGGCCAAGGCCCGCCTGGTCGGCATCCTGCGCGGTCTCGCCGCACAGGGGCACGCCATCGTCCTGGCGACGCACGACGTGGAGCTGGCGGCCGAGCTGGCCCACCGGGTGGTGATCCTCGCCGACGGGGAGATCGTGGCGGACGGCCCGACCGCGGAGGTCGTCGTCTCCTCTCCCGCGTTCGCCCCGCAGACCGCGAAGATCCTGGCCCCTCAGAGGTGGCTCACCGTGTCGCAGGTACGCACAGCACTGGAGGGCACCGCATGA
- a CDS encoding ECF transporter S component: MTATTERIALAGDRARPVRLGLRAIAALVLVSAIGVAAFSWPLLADPGFGAAHEKDAPWLFAALLPLLVAVAVATISDSGMDAKAVAMLGVLAAVGAALRPLGAGTAGLEPMFFLMVLSGRVLGPGFGFVLGSVTMFASALLTGGVGPWMPFQMLAMAWFTMGAGLLPGRTRLRGRAEVLMLAVYGSVAAFAYGTVMNLYGWTIVPPAGSGISFVAGDPVHENLVRFLAYCVATSLGWDLGRAVLTVALILAVGPTLLKALRRATRRAAFEAQVTFEVPKG; encoded by the coding sequence ATGACCGCCACGACGGAGCGGATCGCCCTGGCCGGCGACCGGGCCCGCCCGGTCCGGCTGGGGCTCCGGGCGATCGCCGCACTGGTCCTCGTCAGCGCCATCGGTGTGGCGGCCTTCAGCTGGCCGCTGCTCGCCGACCCGGGGTTCGGTGCCGCCCACGAGAAGGACGCGCCCTGGCTGTTCGCGGCGCTGCTGCCCCTGCTCGTCGCCGTGGCGGTGGCGACCATCTCCGACTCCGGGATGGACGCGAAGGCGGTCGCGATGCTGGGGGTGCTCGCGGCGGTCGGCGCCGCGCTGCGCCCGCTGGGGGCGGGCACGGCGGGTCTGGAGCCGATGTTCTTCCTGATGGTGCTGAGCGGCCGGGTGCTGGGCCCCGGGTTCGGCTTCGTGCTCGGCTCGGTGACGATGTTCGCGTCCGCGCTGCTGACCGGCGGGGTCGGACCGTGGATGCCGTTCCAGATGCTCGCGATGGCCTGGTTCACGATGGGCGCGGGGCTGCTGCCGGGGCGGACGCGGCTGCGGGGCCGCGCGGAAGTGCTGATGCTCGCGGTGTACGGGTCCGTGGCGGCGTTCGCGTACGGCACGGTGATGAACCTGTACGGCTGGACCATCGTGCCGCCCGCCGGCTCGGGCATCTCCTTCGTCGCGGGCGACCCGGTGCACGAGAACCTGGTGCGCTTCCTCGCGTACTGCGTGGCCACCTCGCTCGGCTGGGACCTGGGCCGGGCCGTGCTGACCGTGGCCCTGATCCTCGCGGTGGGGCCCACGCTGCTGAAGGCGCTGCGCCGGGCCACCCGCCGTGCCGCCTTCGAGGCCCAGGTCACATTCGAGGTCCCGAAGGGGTGA
- a CDS encoding lytic transglycosylase domain-containing protein: MSFARRILTQPRTARRRTAAVGASVLLGATGLALGVTPAMAAPAAAPTSASSAQDTAKKMIDDNAQYACFDKIVDHESDWDVNASNASSGAYGLVQALPGSKMASAGSDWQTNAKTQIKWGVDYMEDRYGSPCGAWDFWQSNGWY, translated from the coding sequence GTGTCGTTCGCCCGTCGCATCCTCACCCAGCCCCGCACCGCCCGCCGCAGGACCGCCGCCGTCGGCGCGAGCGTGCTGCTGGGCGCCACCGGTCTGGCCCTGGGCGTCACCCCGGCGATGGCAGCCCCTGCCGCCGCCCCGACGTCCGCTTCGAGCGCGCAGGACACGGCCAAGAAGATGATCGACGACAACGCCCAGTACGCGTGCTTCGACAAGATCGTGGACCACGAGAGCGACTGGGACGTCAACGCCTCCAACGCCTCCTCGGGCGCCTACGGCCTGGTCCAGGCCCTGCCGGGCTCGAAGATGGCCTCGGCGGGCTCCGACTGGCAGACCAACGCCAAGACCCAGATCAAGTGGGGCGTCGACTACATGGAGGACCGCTACGGCAGCCCGTGCGGCGCCTGGGACTTCTGGCAGTCCAACGGCTGGTACTGA
- a CDS encoding steroid 3-ketoacyl-CoA thiolase, whose translation MAAEPVIVEAVRTPIGKRGGALANLHPAYLLGETYRELLGRTGIHADCVEQIVGGTVTHAGEQSMNPARNAWLAVGLPYETAATTVDCQCGSSQQASHMVANMVAAGVIDVGISCGVEAMSRVPLGSGSKHGPGKPWPDEWNVDLPNQFEAAERIARKRGLTRENVDSLGLISQERAAVAWAEERFKRETYAVQVPTTEEEQAAGQGMWRLVDRDEGLRDTTMEGLGGLKPVMPTAIHTAGNSSQISDGACAIMWASKRMARALKLKPRARIVAQALVGSDPHFHLDGPIDATRAVLGKAGMSLKDIDLVEINEAFASVVLSWAQVFGQDLEKVNVNGGAIALGHPVGATGARLITTALHELERRDKEFALITMCAGGALATGTIIQRL comes from the coding sequence ATGGCCGCGGAACCCGTCATCGTCGAAGCCGTACGCACCCCCATCGGCAAGCGCGGGGGCGCGCTCGCCAATCTGCATCCCGCCTACCTGCTGGGCGAGACCTACCGCGAACTCCTGGGCCGCACCGGCATTCACGCCGACTGCGTCGAGCAGATCGTCGGCGGTACGGTCACCCACGCCGGCGAACAGTCCATGAACCCGGCGCGCAACGCCTGGCTCGCCGTGGGCCTTCCCTACGAGACCGCCGCCACCACCGTGGACTGTCAGTGCGGCTCCTCGCAACAGGCATCCCACATGGTCGCCAACATGGTCGCGGCCGGCGTCATCGACGTCGGCATCAGCTGCGGCGTCGAGGCGATGTCGCGGGTGCCGCTGGGCAGCGGCTCCAAGCACGGCCCCGGAAAGCCCTGGCCGGACGAGTGGAACGTGGACCTGCCCAACCAGTTCGAGGCCGCCGAGCGCATCGCCCGCAAGCGCGGTCTGACCCGGGAGAACGTCGACTCGCTCGGGCTCATCTCGCAGGAACGGGCGGCCGTGGCCTGGGCCGAGGAGCGCTTCAAACGGGAGACGTACGCGGTCCAGGTGCCCACCACCGAGGAGGAGCAGGCGGCCGGGCAGGGCATGTGGCGGCTCGTCGACCGCGACGAGGGGCTGCGGGACACCACGATGGAAGGGCTCGGCGGGCTCAAGCCCGTCATGCCCACCGCGATCCACACCGCGGGCAACTCCTCGCAGATATCCGACGGGGCCTGCGCCATCATGTGGGCGTCCAAGCGGATGGCGCGCGCCCTCAAGCTCAAGCCGCGCGCCCGGATCGTCGCCCAGGCGCTGGTCGGCTCCGACCCGCACTTCCATCTCGACGGACCGATCGACGCGACGCGGGCGGTGCTCGGCAAGGCGGGCATGTCCCTCAAGGACATCGACCTCGTCGAGATCAACGAGGCTTTCGCGTCCGTGGTGCTGAGCTGGGCGCAGGTGTTCGGCCAGGACCTGGAGAAGGTCAACGTCAACGGCGGGGCGATCGCGCTCGGTCATCCGGTCGGCGCCACCGGGGCCCGGCTCATCACCACGGCCCTGCACGAACTGGAGCGCCGTGACAAGGAGTTCGCGCTCATCACGATGTGCGCGGGCGGTGCGCTGGCGACGGGGACGATCATTCAGCGGCTCTGA
- a CDS encoding cytochrome P450, which yields MRCPHLPEGFDFTDPDLLQARVPHPEFAEMRQTAPVWWCAQPAGISGFDDEGYWAVTRHADVKYVSTHPELFSSHTNTAVIRFNETISRDQIEVQKLIMLNMDPPEHTRVRQIVQRGFTPRAIRSLEKALHSRARAITEAALAAADEDGSFDFVTNIAVELPLQAIAELIGVPQEDRSKIFDWSNKMAAYDDPEYAITEEVGTEAAMEIVSYAMNLAAARKECPAKDIVSQLVAAEGEGNLSGDEFGFFVILLAVAGNETTRNAISHGMHAFLTHPEEWELYKRERPETTAEEIVRWATPVVSFQRTATQDLELGGQQIKKGDRVGLFYSSANNDPEVFDHPETFDISRDPNPHLGFGGGGPHFCLGKSLAVMEINLIFNAIADVLPDLRLVDEPRRLRSAWLNGIKQLQVRTATG from the coding sequence ATGCGCTGCCCCCATCTGCCCGAAGGGTTCGACTTCACCGATCCCGACCTGCTCCAAGCCCGGGTACCCCACCCGGAGTTCGCCGAGATGCGGCAGACCGCCCCGGTCTGGTGGTGCGCCCAGCCCGCCGGAATCTCCGGCTTCGACGACGAGGGCTACTGGGCCGTCACCCGCCACGCGGACGTCAAGTACGTCTCCACCCACCCCGAACTCTTCTCGTCCCACACCAACACGGCGGTCATCCGCTTCAACGAGACGATCAGCCGCGACCAGATCGAGGTCCAGAAGCTGATCATGCTGAACATGGACCCGCCCGAGCACACCCGGGTCCGCCAGATCGTCCAGCGCGGCTTCACCCCGCGGGCGATCCGGTCCCTGGAAAAGGCCCTGCACAGCCGCGCCCGCGCCATCACCGAGGCCGCCCTCGCCGCCGCGGACGAGGACGGCTCCTTCGACTTCGTGACCAACATCGCCGTCGAGCTCCCCCTCCAGGCCATCGCCGAACTCATCGGCGTGCCCCAGGAGGACCGGTCCAAGATCTTCGACTGGTCCAACAAGATGGCCGCGTACGACGATCCCGAGTACGCGATCACCGAGGAGGTCGGCACCGAGGCGGCCATGGAGATCGTCTCGTACGCGATGAACCTGGCGGCGGCCCGCAAGGAGTGCCCGGCCAAGGACATCGTGTCCCAGCTGGTCGCGGCCGAGGGCGAAGGCAACCTCTCCGGCGACGAGTTCGGCTTCTTCGTCATCCTGCTGGCGGTCGCCGGCAACGAGACCACCCGCAACGCCATCAGCCACGGCATGCACGCCTTCCTCACCCACCCCGAGGAGTGGGAGCTGTACAAGCGCGAGCGCCCGGAGACGACCGCCGAGGAGATCGTCCGCTGGGCGACCCCCGTGGTCTCCTTCCAGCGCACCGCCACCCAGGACCTGGAGCTGGGCGGACAGCAGATCAAGAAGGGGGACCGGGTCGGCCTGTTCTACTCCTCGGCCAACAACGACCCCGAGGTCTTCGACCACCCCGAGACCTTCGACATCTCCCGCGACCCGAATCCGCACCTCGGATTCGGCGGCGGCGGCCCGCACTTCTGCCTCGGCAAGTCCCTGGCCGTGATGGAGATCAACCTGATCTTCAACGCCATCGCCGACGTCCTGCCGGACCTGCGGCTGGTGGACGAGCCCCGGCGGCTGCGCTCGGCCTGGCTCAACGGGATCAAGCAGTTGCAGGTCCGCACGGCCACCGGCTGA
- a CDS encoding AEC family transporter: MQALLSAFTPIWALTAVGYAAGRSGLLGEQAEAVLGRFVFHVAMPAALFMMVSQARLGSFVNQSMIAFAAGTVAVCALGFVAAGRFFGRKTADRAVGAMASGYVNSANLGIPVAVQVLGDASFVAQIILFQVLLVSPVILTLLDTGTDRGRVHWRPVLRRMVTMPVRNPIIMASILGVLVSATGLRVPTALGHSFDLLGAAAVPTALITLGLSLHGRRDPAEATEAPGRRAEVAVAVVLKCFVQPLVALGVALLLGLPEHQVLVVVLCSALPTAQNAFLYAREYGLDTALARNSVVASTVVSMGTLSLAAWALGPSGPSGG; this comes from the coding sequence ATGCAAGCCCTGCTCTCCGCCTTCACGCCCATCTGGGCGCTCACCGCCGTCGGCTACGCGGCCGGGCGCAGCGGCCTTCTCGGGGAGCAGGCCGAGGCCGTGCTCGGCCGGTTCGTCTTCCACGTCGCCATGCCCGCCGCGCTGTTCATGATGGTGTCGCAGGCCCGGCTCGGCTCCTTCGTGAACCAGTCGATGATCGCGTTCGCCGCGGGCACGGTGGCCGTCTGCGCGCTGGGCTTCGTGGCCGCCGGGCGGTTCTTCGGCCGCAAGACGGCCGACCGGGCCGTCGGCGCGATGGCCTCCGGTTACGTGAACTCGGCGAACCTCGGCATTCCGGTGGCCGTTCAGGTGCTGGGCGACGCCTCGTTCGTCGCGCAGATCATCCTGTTCCAGGTGCTGCTGGTCTCCCCGGTGATCCTGACCCTGCTGGACACGGGCACGGACCGGGGCCGCGTCCACTGGCGGCCGGTGCTGCGCCGCATGGTGACCATGCCGGTCCGCAACCCGATCATCATGGCCTCGATCCTCGGCGTGCTCGTCTCGGCGACGGGTCTGCGGGTGCCGACCGCGCTCGGCCACTCCTTCGATCTGCTCGGCGCCGCCGCCGTACCCACCGCGCTGATCACCCTGGGGCTGTCCCTGCACGGCCGCCGGGACCCGGCGGAGGCGACCGAGGCGCCGGGCAGGCGGGCGGAGGTCGCCGTGGCGGTCGTCCTCAAGTGCTTCGTACAGCCGCTGGTGGCTCTCGGCGTCGCGCTGCTGCTGGGCCTGCCCGAGCACCAGGTGCTCGTCGTGGTGCTGTGCTCCGCCCTCCCGACCGCCCAGAACGCGTTCCTGTACGCCCGTGAGTACGGCCTGGACACCGCCCTGGCCCGCAACTCCGTGGTGGCCTCCACGGTGGTGTCGATGGGCACGCTGTCGCTCGCGGCCTGGGCCCTGGGCCCTTCGGGCCCGTCCGGCGGTTGA
- a CDS encoding bifunctional glycosyltransferase 87/phosphatase PAP2 family protein, producing the protein MVALLRQPPGERLTDLDTWIGPDGVLHVAGSLYDTGRFTGTPFAGLVLKPLTASAEQTLGVVWTFGSLLLVAALGIVAARALPAPVSRRTTLLAAPVAITLLMVSLPVRNALYLGQTSILPVLLVLLGWFVVRGERTSGVLIGVAAALQPAVLLFAALLWLTGRRRAAASAGAAFAGSTALAWAAMPQDSWTYWLHHVAGAGLGDRPDSLANQSLHGALLRLGLEGPAEIVAFLALAAAVCFLGLRRAVRYAQDDQLLLAVAVTGCVVVAVSPTAWQHQVLWVLLAVVGRVGKHASDRLVWPAVVVLVLTLPGKMLLPNIGAVIPVRDNVLLIAALGAACVAPFLPRSSPYWQQPIPTDYAKPVAARWRRVPLLPFWRRVLSRPNLLLELLLIRVVYSAYAKVRLAATAGRPTAEEHGRQIHSVEQWLHIDVEHWANHAVVEINWLREFFDYYYSTFHFIVPLAILGVLYVRRPADYRWVRSSIGFATILALVGFWLYPLAPPRLMPGLGFIDTVHGVQDFAKPDYGTLTSMTNQYAAMPSLHFGWSLWCGVVIVMLAPKMWMKALGLLHPLFTVCAIVATGNHWVLDAVGGAVVVALGFGLTYLLSGPRALRVPEPEALVGDPDAASGPGPVAEKVGGKR; encoded by the coding sequence ATGGTGGCGCTGCTGCGGCAGCCGCCCGGAGAACGGCTCACGGACCTGGACACCTGGATCGGCCCCGACGGGGTCCTCCATGTGGCGGGATCGCTCTACGACACCGGGCGCTTCACCGGAACTCCCTTCGCGGGGCTCGTTCTCAAGCCCCTGACGGCCTCGGCCGAACAGACGCTCGGCGTCGTGTGGACCTTCGGGTCGCTGCTGCTGGTGGCCGCCCTCGGCATCGTCGCCGCACGCGCGCTGCCGGCCCCGGTGAGCCGCCGCACGACGCTCCTCGCGGCCCCGGTCGCGATCACCCTGCTCATGGTGTCGCTGCCCGTGCGCAACGCGCTGTACCTCGGCCAGACCAGCATCCTGCCGGTCCTGCTGGTCCTGCTCGGCTGGTTCGTGGTCCGGGGCGAACGCACCTCGGGCGTACTGATCGGCGTCGCCGCCGCCCTCCAGCCGGCCGTGCTGCTCTTCGCCGCGCTCCTCTGGCTGACCGGCCGGCGCCGGGCCGCGGCCTCCGCGGGCGCCGCCTTCGCCGGCAGCACCGCGCTGGCCTGGGCCGCGATGCCGCAGGACTCCTGGACCTACTGGCTCCACCACGTCGCGGGCGCCGGGCTCGGCGACCGGCCGGACAGCCTGGCCAACCAGTCCCTGCACGGCGCGCTCCTCCGGCTCGGCCTCGAAGGCCCCGCCGAGATCGTGGCCTTCCTCGCCCTGGCCGCCGCCGTCTGCTTCCTCGGTCTGCGGCGCGCCGTGCGGTACGCGCAGGACGATCAGCTCCTCCTCGCCGTCGCGGTGACCGGCTGCGTGGTCGTCGCCGTCTCGCCGACGGCCTGGCAGCACCAGGTGCTCTGGGTGCTCCTCGCAGTGGTCGGCCGGGTCGGCAAGCACGCCTCCGACCGGCTGGTCTGGCCGGCCGTCGTGGTGCTGGTGCTCACGCTGCCCGGGAAGATGCTGCTGCCGAACATCGGGGCGGTCATCCCCGTACGGGACAACGTCCTGCTGATCGCGGCCCTCGGCGCCGCCTGCGTCGCGCCGTTCCTGCCGCGCTCCTCGCCGTACTGGCAGCAGCCCATTCCCACGGACTACGCCAAGCCGGTCGCGGCGCGCTGGAGACGCGTGCCGCTCCTGCCGTTCTGGCGCAGGGTGCTCAGCCGCCCCAATCTGCTGCTGGAACTCCTGCTCATCCGCGTCGTCTACTCCGCGTACGCGAAGGTCCGGCTCGCGGCGACCGCCGGGCGGCCCACCGCCGAGGAGCACGGCCGCCAGATCCACTCCGTCGAGCAGTGGCTGCACATCGACGTCGAGCACTGGGCGAACCACGCGGTCGTCGAGATCAACTGGCTGCGCGAGTTCTTCGACTACTACTACTCGACCTTCCACTTCATCGTGCCGCTCGCGATTCTCGGCGTGCTGTACGTGCGAAGGCCCGCCGACTACCGCTGGGTCCGCAGCTCCATCGGCTTCGCCACGATCCTCGCGCTCGTCGGCTTCTGGCTCTACCCGCTGGCCCCGCCCCGGCTGATGCCCGGCCTCGGATTCATCGACACCGTCCACGGTGTGCAGGACTTCGCGAAGCCGGACTACGGCACGCTGACGTCGATGACCAACCAGTACGCGGCGATGCCGTCGCTGCACTTCGGCTGGTCCCTGTGGTGCGGTGTGGTCATCGTGATGCTCGCCCCGAAGATGTGGATGAAGGCGCTCGGCCTGCTGCATCCGCTGTTCACGGTCTGCGCGATCGTCGCCACCGGCAACCACTGGGTGCTCGACGCCGTCGGCGGTGCCGTCGTCGTCGCCCTGGGCTTCGGACTCACGTACCTCCTGTCCGGGCCCCGCGCCCTGCGGGTGCCGGAGCCGGAAGCCCTCGTGGGCGATCCGGACGCGGCTTCCGGGCCCGGTCCCGTCGCGGAGAAGGTGGGCGGCAAGCGGTAG